From one Streptomyces sp. NBC_01478 genomic stretch:
- a CDS encoding purple acid phosphatase family protein translates to MNTPRMGLPDRLADTLSMPEQHEYLRRAFSRRGLLRGGAVAATGVALAGGGGVAAAATPTPVPASTTSTVHGSLVAPFGRHLAYGADPQTQMRVSWQVPLPVRTPFLRIGRSPLDLSHRIPAEVRDLFTPTGIGKSADIDQYYVHAALDNLSPDTTYYYGVGHDGFDPADAGAAHTIYSFTTAPRTHSTRPFTFTAFGDQNPSYTSIGLNALVQAQSPAFHLHAGDICYAEETGHGLPGDASNYDARQWDSFLAQIEPLSSRVPWMVAFGNHDMESWYSPNGYGGNEARFTLPGNGFDAASAPGVYSFVHGNVGVVSVDANDVSYEIPANIGYTGGKQTAWLDKRLTELRARADVDFIVVFHHHCAFSTTSSHASEGGVREQWVPLYEKHQVDLVVNGHNHVYERTDPVVQDKAVRTLPIGGTHEPTRGGVVYVTAGAGGESVYSFPVADSYEGHEDAVDSVPTYWTGKDGKVTENVDWSRVRYTGYSFIRVDVAPAAPGRTTTLTVRALAATGAEVDRFTVSRKVGKAGHTS, encoded by the coding sequence ATGAACACTCCTCGTATGGGCCTTCCCGACCGGCTCGCCGACACCCTGAGCATGCCCGAGCAACACGAGTACCTCCGCCGCGCCTTCTCCCGTCGCGGTCTGCTGCGCGGTGGCGCGGTCGCCGCCACCGGTGTCGCCCTCGCGGGCGGCGGCGGTGTCGCGGCGGCGGCGACGCCCACGCCGGTGCCGGCTTCCACCACGTCCACCGTGCACGGTTCGCTGGTCGCGCCGTTCGGCCGGCATCTCGCCTACGGCGCCGATCCGCAGACCCAGATGCGGGTGTCGTGGCAGGTGCCGCTGCCCGTCCGCACACCGTTCCTCCGGATCGGCAGAAGCCCCCTCGACCTGAGCCACCGCATCCCGGCGGAGGTACGCGACCTGTTCACTCCCACCGGGATCGGCAAGAGCGCCGACATCGACCAGTACTACGTGCACGCGGCACTGGACAACCTGAGCCCCGACACGACGTACTACTACGGCGTCGGCCACGACGGCTTCGACCCCGCCGACGCGGGCGCCGCGCACACGATCTACTCCTTCACCACCGCTCCCCGCACGCACAGCACCCGGCCGTTCACCTTCACCGCCTTCGGTGACCAGAACCCGAGTTACACCTCGATCGGCCTCAACGCCCTTGTCCAGGCGCAGAGTCCGGCGTTCCATCTGCACGCGGGCGACATCTGCTACGCGGAGGAGACCGGGCACGGGCTGCCCGGGGACGCGAGCAACTACGACGCCCGCCAGTGGGATTCGTTCCTGGCGCAGATCGAGCCGCTCTCCAGCCGGGTGCCGTGGATGGTCGCGTTCGGCAACCACGACATGGAGTCCTGGTACTCCCCCAACGGCTACGGCGGCAACGAGGCCCGTTTCACCCTGCCCGGCAACGGTTTTGACGCCGCGTCAGCTCCCGGCGTCTACTCCTTCGTGCACGGCAACGTGGGCGTGGTGTCGGTCGACGCGAACGACGTGTCGTACGAGATCCCCGCCAACATCGGCTACACCGGCGGCAAGCAGACCGCGTGGCTCGACAAGCGGCTCACCGAACTCCGGGCCCGTGCGGACGTCGACTTCATCGTCGTCTTCCACCACCACTGCGCCTTCTCCACCACCAGCTCGCACGCCTCCGAGGGCGGGGTGCGCGAGCAGTGGGTGCCGCTGTACGAGAAGCACCAGGTGGACCTGGTGGTCAACGGCCACAACCACGTCTACGAGCGCACCGACCCGGTCGTCCAGGACAAGGCCGTACGGACCCTGCCGATCGGCGGCACCCACGAGCCGACCCGTGGCGGTGTCGTGTACGTGACGGCGGGCGCGGGCGGCGAGAGCGTGTACAGCTTCCCGGTGGCCGACAGTTACGAGGGCCACGAGGACGCGGTCGACTCGGTGCCGACGTACTGGACGGGCAAGGACGGCAAGGTCACCGAGAACGTGGACTGGTCCCGGGTCCGTTACACCGGCTACTCGTTCATCCGCGTCGACGTCGCCCCCGCGGCCCCCGGCCGCACGACGACCCTCACGGTACGGGCGCTGGCCGCGACCGGCGCGGAGGTCGACCGGTTCACGGTCTCCCGCAAGGTCGGGAAGGCCGGGCACACCTCCTAG